One Echinicola strongylocentroti DNA window includes the following coding sequences:
- a CDS encoding bile acid:sodium symporter family protein gives MHRIRKFMLMCSPVILLVFIIALIWGYTEVWQIAAVVFSVVLSLGLGATEKFKGYQYTAWIMTAVVAGMIYPNAFLQWGEIDLRNKWLILIVVQAVMFGMGIQMSLRDFSNLASTGKGVLVGLLSQFSIMPIVGFMLTKLFDFDPEIAAGIILMGACSSGLASNVMVYLARANLVLSVTVTAMATMLAPLMTPFWMKTLAGTLIDIKFLDMMLNIIKIVLVPIGAALLHDYLKMAGKGMKNRIYLLAIFCLVYLLALPLGLWQVFVDMIPAEILPSVEILSFFVGAVVFGVGYHLCTRQFKNLDKLMPYISMFGIVYFTTVTTAAGRDNLLQVGALLFMASVIHNGLGYFFGYWLSRLLGLGIPSARAMALEVGLQNGGMASGLAGSMGKLGTVGLAPAVFSPWMNITGSILANYWRKKSHKQEAERGEKSDPHNN, from the coding sequence ATGCACAGGATTCGCAAGTTTATGCTAATGTGTTCCCCCGTTATTTTGCTGGTTTTTATCATTGCTTTGATATGGGGCTATACTGAGGTATGGCAAATCGCAGCAGTTGTTTTTTCAGTGGTATTATCGCTTGGCTTGGGGGCTACCGAAAAGTTTAAAGGATACCAATATACCGCCTGGATCATGACGGCAGTGGTGGCAGGAATGATTTACCCGAATGCCTTTTTGCAGTGGGGCGAGATTGATTTACGGAACAAATGGTTGATCTTGATTGTCGTACAGGCTGTGATGTTTGGGATGGGAATACAGATGAGCTTGCGTGATTTTTCTAACTTGGCCAGCACGGGAAAAGGTGTTTTGGTGGGGCTGCTTAGCCAGTTCAGCATTATGCCGATAGTGGGCTTTATGCTGACCAAGCTGTTTGATTTTGATCCTGAGATTGCCGCTGGAATTATCCTGATGGGGGCCTGTAGTAGCGGCTTGGCATCGAATGTCATGGTGTATTTGGCCAGGGCCAACTTGGTGCTTTCGGTGACGGTAACCGCTATGGCGACGATGCTGGCTCCGCTGATGACGCCTTTTTGGATGAAGACGCTGGCGGGAACGCTGATTGATATCAAATTTCTGGATATGATGTTGAATATCATTAAGATTGTATTGGTACCCATCGGAGCCGCCTTGCTGCATGATTACTTGAAGATGGCCGGTAAGGGAATGAAAAACCGTATTTATTTGCTAGCGATATTTTGCCTTGTTTACCTGCTGGCATTACCTCTTGGGCTTTGGCAGGTCTTTGTTGACATGATACCGGCAGAAATCTTACCATCTGTGGAGATTTTGAGCTTTTTTGTGGGAGCAGTGGTGTTTGGTGTAGGCTATCATTTATGCACGCGCCAATTTAAAAATCTGGATAAACTGATGCCTTATATTTCCATGTTTGGCATTGTGTATTTTACTACGGTAACTACCGCCGCAGGCAGGGACAATCTACTGCAAGTAGGAGCGCTGCTGTTTATGGCCTCGGTGATTCACAATGGATTGGGTTATTTCTTTGGCTACTGGCTCAGCAGGTTGCTTGGCTTGGGCATTCCTTCCGCCAGGGCCATGGCTTTGGAAGTAGGCCTCCAAAATGGCGGGATGGCCTCCGGTCTTGCAGGCTCTATGGGAAAGCTTGGCACAGTGGGCCTGGCACCAGCCGTATTCAGTCCTTGGATGAATATCACAGGGTCTATACTGGCCAATTACTGGCGAAAGAAGTCCCACAAGCAAGAGGCTGAGCGGGGTGAAAAATCAGATCCTCACAACAACTGA